Proteins encoded in a region of the Solanum dulcamara chromosome 9, daSolDulc1.2, whole genome shotgun sequence genome:
- the LOC129904148 gene encoding uncharacterized protein LOC129904148 isoform X4, whose product MKAETLTLVLVNLAGIMERADESLLPGVYKEVGEELHADPTRLGSLTLFRSMVQSLCYPLAAYLAARHNRAHIIAYGAFLWATATFLVAFSSTFTQVAVSRALNGIGLAIVAPAIQSLVADSTDDDKRGMAFGWLQLTSNIGSIIGGSFSLMIAHVTFLGIPGWRLAFHLVGIVSIIIGILVRLFANDPHFPDGHLKATNEGPGKSFKSEMQGLVQEAKSVIKIRSFQIIVAQGVTGSFPWSALSFAPMWLELTGLSHEKTAVLIGLFVVGSSIGGLFGGRMGDMLSQRLPNCGRIILAQISSASAIPLSAILLLALPDYPSAAFMHGLVLFITGFFISWNAPATNKDCA is encoded by the exons ATGAAGGCAGAAACGCTGACACTTGTGTTGGTGAATTTGGCCGGAATTATGGAAAGGGCTGACGAATCTTTGTTACCTGGTGTGtataaagaagttggtgaagaacTACATGCTGATCCAACGAGATTGGGCTCACTCACGCTTTTCCGTTCCATGGTTCAGTCCCTTTGCTACCCTCTTGCAGCTTACCTTGCTGCTCGACATAATCGGGCTCATATAATTGCCTATGGTGCTTTTCTTTGGGCTACCGCCACTTTTCTTGTTGCTTTCTCTTCCACTTTCACGCAG GTGGCAGTATCGAGAGCTTTAAATGGGATAGGCCTTGCCATTGTTGCACCTGCTATTCAATCTCTTGTAGCTGACTCGACTGATGATGACAAACGTGGGATGGCATTTGGATGGCTACAGCTTACTAGCAATATTGGTTCGATAATTGGTGGTTCATTTTCCTTAATGATAGCGCATGTTACTTTTTTGGGAATACCTGGCTGGAGGCTCGCATTTCATCTCGTGGGGATCGTCAGCATTATCATTGGTATTTTGGTTCGCTTATTTGCAAATGATCCTCACTTCCCCGATGGCCATCTGAAAGCTACTAATGAAGGTCCTGGTAAATCCTTCAAGTCAGAAATGCAAGGTCTCGTTCAAGAAGCAAAATCAGTCATAAAGATTCGATCCTTCCAGATTATTGTAGCTCAGGGTGTTACTGGTTCTTTTCCCTGGTCAGCTTTGTCCTTTGCTCCAATGTGGTTAGAGCTTACTGGACTTTCCCATGAGAAGACTGCTGTTCTAATTGGCTTGTTTGTGGTAGGCAGTTCAATTGGCGGACTCTTTGGAGGCAGGATGGGAGACATGTTATCCCAGCGTCTGCCTAATTGTGGCAGGATAATTCTGGCTCAAATAAGTTCAGCATCAGCAATCCCCCTATCAGCTATCCTTCTGCTGGCTTTGCCTGACTATCCTTCTGCGGCATTCATGCATGGTCTGGTCCTGTTTATTACAGGGTTCTTCATATCTTGGAATGCTCCAGCTACAAACAA AGATTGTGCCTGA
- the LOC129904148 gene encoding uncharacterized protein LOC129904148 isoform X2, translating into MKAETLTLVLVNLAGIMERADESLLPGVYKEVGEELHADPTRLGSLTLFRSMVQSLCYPLAAYLAARHNRAHIIAYGAFLWATATFLVAFSSTFTQVAVSRALNGIGLAIVAPAIQSLVADSTDDDKRGMAFGWLQLTSNIGSIIGGSFSLMIAHVTFLGIPGWRLAFHLVGIVSIIIGILVRLFANDPHFPDGHLKATNEGPGKSFKSEMQGLVQEAKSVIKIRSFQIIVAQGVTGSFPCSIGGLFGGRMGDMLSQRLPNCGRIILAQISSASAIPLSAILLLALPDYPSAAFMHGLVLFITGFFISWNAPATNNPIFAEIVPEKSRTSIYALDRSFESVLSSFAPPVVGLLAQNVYGYKPVPEGTENIATDRENAKALAQALFTSIGTPMALCCVIYSFLYCTYPRDKVRAQMEALIESEMQIIGLDTSPATQQYSQVKSSEPQENLEDIIIVEMDYGEDELDFDDDDEKILVNHHPTYSQLDL; encoded by the exons ATGAAGGCAGAAACGCTGACACTTGTGTTGGTGAATTTGGCCGGAATTATGGAAAGGGCTGACGAATCTTTGTTACCTGGTGTGtataaagaagttggtgaagaacTACATGCTGATCCAACGAGATTGGGCTCACTCACGCTTTTCCGTTCCATGGTTCAGTCCCTTTGCTACCCTCTTGCAGCTTACCTTGCTGCTCGACATAATCGGGCTCATATAATTGCCTATGGTGCTTTTCTTTGGGCTACCGCCACTTTTCTTGTTGCTTTCTCTTCCACTTTCACGCAG GTGGCAGTATCGAGAGCTTTAAATGGGATAGGCCTTGCCATTGTTGCACCTGCTATTCAATCTCTTGTAGCTGACTCGACTGATGATGACAAACGTGGGATGGCATTTGGATGGCTACAGCTTACTAGCAATATTGGTTCGATAATTGGTGGTTCATTTTCCTTAATGATAGCGCATGTTACTTTTTTGGGAATACCTGGCTGGAGGCTCGCATTTCATCTCGTGGGGATCGTCAGCATTATCATTGGTATTTTGGTTCGCTTATTTGCAAATGATCCTCACTTCCCCGATGGCCATCTGAAAGCTACTAATGAAGGTCCTGGTAAATCCTTCAAGTCAGAAATGCAAGGTCTCGTTCAAGAAGCAAAATCAGTCATAAAGATTCGATCCTTCCAGATTATTGTAGCTCAGGGTGTTACTGGTTCTTTTCCCTG TTCAATTGGCGGACTCTTTGGAGGCAGGATGGGAGACATGTTATCCCAGCGTCTGCCTAATTGTGGCAGGATAATTCTGGCTCAAATAAGTTCAGCATCAGCAATCCCCCTATCAGCTATCCTTCTGCTGGCTTTGCCTGACTATCCTTCTGCGGCATTCATGCATGGTCTGGTCCTGTTTATTACAGGGTTCTTCATATCTTGGAATGCTCCAGCTACAAACAA TCCAATTTTTGCAGAGATTGTGCCTGAGAAGTCAAGAACCAGTATATATGCTCTGGACCGATCATTTGAATCTGTATTGTCGTCTTTTGCTCCTCCGGTTGTTGGACTACTGGCTCAGAATGTTTATGGTTATAAACCAGTTCCTGAAGGTACTGAAAATATTGCCACAGACAGAGAAAACGCTAAAGCTTTGGCACAAGCCCTGTTCACTTCCATAGGAACTCCAATGGCACTATGTTGTGTTATTTACTCTTTCCTCTATTGCACCTATCCAAGAGATAAGGTGCGGGCTCAAATGGAAGCATTGATAGAATCAGAGATGCAAATCATTGGCTTGGATACTTCTCCGGCAACTCAACAATATTCACAAGTCAAGTCATCTGAACCCCAAGAGAACCTTGAAGACATAATCATTGTTGAAATGGATTATGGGGAAGATGAACTTGATTTTGACGATGATGATGAGAAGATATTAGTCAACCACCATCCGACATATTCTCAACTTGATCTATAG
- the LOC129904148 gene encoding uncharacterized protein LOC129904148 isoform X1, with amino-acid sequence MKAETLTLVLVNLAGIMERADESLLPGVYKEVGEELHADPTRLGSLTLFRSMVQSLCYPLAAYLAARHNRAHIIAYGAFLWATATFLVAFSSTFTQVAVSRALNGIGLAIVAPAIQSLVADSTDDDKRGMAFGWLQLTSNIGSIIGGSFSLMIAHVTFLGIPGWRLAFHLVGIVSIIIGILVRLFANDPHFPDGHLKATNEGPGKSFKSEMQGLVQEAKSVIKIRSFQIIVAQGVTGSFPWSALSFAPMWLELTGLSHEKTAVLIGLFVVGSSIGGLFGGRMGDMLSQRLPNCGRIILAQISSASAIPLSAILLLALPDYPSAAFMHGLVLFITGFFISWNAPATNNPIFAEIVPEKSRTSIYALDRSFESVLSSFAPPVVGLLAQNVYGYKPVPEGTENIATDRENAKALAQALFTSIGTPMALCCVIYSFLYCTYPRDKVRAQMEALIESEMQIIGLDTSPATQQYSQVKSSEPQENLEDIIIVEMDYGEDELDFDDDDEKILVNHHPTYSQLDL; translated from the exons ATGAAGGCAGAAACGCTGACACTTGTGTTGGTGAATTTGGCCGGAATTATGGAAAGGGCTGACGAATCTTTGTTACCTGGTGTGtataaagaagttggtgaagaacTACATGCTGATCCAACGAGATTGGGCTCACTCACGCTTTTCCGTTCCATGGTTCAGTCCCTTTGCTACCCTCTTGCAGCTTACCTTGCTGCTCGACATAATCGGGCTCATATAATTGCCTATGGTGCTTTTCTTTGGGCTACCGCCACTTTTCTTGTTGCTTTCTCTTCCACTTTCACGCAG GTGGCAGTATCGAGAGCTTTAAATGGGATAGGCCTTGCCATTGTTGCACCTGCTATTCAATCTCTTGTAGCTGACTCGACTGATGATGACAAACGTGGGATGGCATTTGGATGGCTACAGCTTACTAGCAATATTGGTTCGATAATTGGTGGTTCATTTTCCTTAATGATAGCGCATGTTACTTTTTTGGGAATACCTGGCTGGAGGCTCGCATTTCATCTCGTGGGGATCGTCAGCATTATCATTGGTATTTTGGTTCGCTTATTTGCAAATGATCCTCACTTCCCCGATGGCCATCTGAAAGCTACTAATGAAGGTCCTGGTAAATCCTTCAAGTCAGAAATGCAAGGTCTCGTTCAAGAAGCAAAATCAGTCATAAAGATTCGATCCTTCCAGATTATTGTAGCTCAGGGTGTTACTGGTTCTTTTCCCTGGTCAGCTTTGTCCTTTGCTCCAATGTGGTTAGAGCTTACTGGACTTTCCCATGAGAAGACTGCTGTTCTAATTGGCTTGTTTGTGGTAGGCAGTTCAATTGGCGGACTCTTTGGAGGCAGGATGGGAGACATGTTATCCCAGCGTCTGCCTAATTGTGGCAGGATAATTCTGGCTCAAATAAGTTCAGCATCAGCAATCCCCCTATCAGCTATCCTTCTGCTGGCTTTGCCTGACTATCCTTCTGCGGCATTCATGCATGGTCTGGTCCTGTTTATTACAGGGTTCTTCATATCTTGGAATGCTCCAGCTACAAACAA TCCAATTTTTGCAGAGATTGTGCCTGAGAAGTCAAGAACCAGTATATATGCTCTGGACCGATCATTTGAATCTGTATTGTCGTCTTTTGCTCCTCCGGTTGTTGGACTACTGGCTCAGAATGTTTATGGTTATAAACCAGTTCCTGAAGGTACTGAAAATATTGCCACAGACAGAGAAAACGCTAAAGCTTTGGCACAAGCCCTGTTCACTTCCATAGGAACTCCAATGGCACTATGTTGTGTTATTTACTCTTTCCTCTATTGCACCTATCCAAGAGATAAGGTGCGGGCTCAAATGGAAGCATTGATAGAATCAGAGATGCAAATCATTGGCTTGGATACTTCTCCGGCAACTCAACAATATTCACAAGTCAAGTCATCTGAACCCCAAGAGAACCTTGAAGACATAATCATTGTTGAAATGGATTATGGGGAAGATGAACTTGATTTTGACGATGATGATGAGAAGATATTAGTCAACCACCATCCGACATATTCTCAACTTGATCTATAG
- the LOC129904148 gene encoding uncharacterized protein LOC129904148 isoform X3 produces MAFGWLQLTSNIGSIIGGSFSLMIAHVTFLGIPGWRLAFHLVGIVSIIIGILVRLFANDPHFPDGHLKATNEGPGKSFKSEMQGLVQEAKSVIKIRSFQIIVAQGVTGSFPWSALSFAPMWLELTGLSHEKTAVLIGLFVVGSSIGGLFGGRMGDMLSQRLPNCGRIILAQISSASAIPLSAILLLALPDYPSAAFMHGLVLFITGFFISWNAPATNNPIFAEIVPEKSRTSIYALDRSFESVLSSFAPPVVGLLAQNVYGYKPVPEGTENIATDRENAKALAQALFTSIGTPMALCCVIYSFLYCTYPRDKVRAQMEALIESEMQIIGLDTSPATQQYSQVKSSEPQENLEDIIIVEMDYGEDELDFDDDDEKILVNHHPTYSQLDL; encoded by the exons ATGGCATTTGGATGGCTACAGCTTACTAGCAATATTGGTTCGATAATTGGTGGTTCATTTTCCTTAATGATAGCGCATGTTACTTTTTTGGGAATACCTGGCTGGAGGCTCGCATTTCATCTCGTGGGGATCGTCAGCATTATCATTGGTATTTTGGTTCGCTTATTTGCAAATGATCCTCACTTCCCCGATGGCCATCTGAAAGCTACTAATGAAGGTCCTGGTAAATCCTTCAAGTCAGAAATGCAAGGTCTCGTTCAAGAAGCAAAATCAGTCATAAAGATTCGATCCTTCCAGATTATTGTAGCTCAGGGTGTTACTGGTTCTTTTCCCTGGTCAGCTTTGTCCTTTGCTCCAATGTGGTTAGAGCTTACTGGACTTTCCCATGAGAAGACTGCTGTTCTAATTGGCTTGTTTGTGGTAGGCAGTTCAATTGGCGGACTCTTTGGAGGCAGGATGGGAGACATGTTATCCCAGCGTCTGCCTAATTGTGGCAGGATAATTCTGGCTCAAATAAGTTCAGCATCAGCAATCCCCCTATCAGCTATCCTTCTGCTGGCTTTGCCTGACTATCCTTCTGCGGCATTCATGCATGGTCTGGTCCTGTTTATTACAGGGTTCTTCATATCTTGGAATGCTCCAGCTACAAACAA TCCAATTTTTGCAGAGATTGTGCCTGAGAAGTCAAGAACCAGTATATATGCTCTGGACCGATCATTTGAATCTGTATTGTCGTCTTTTGCTCCTCCGGTTGTTGGACTACTGGCTCAGAATGTTTATGGTTATAAACCAGTTCCTGAAGGTACTGAAAATATTGCCACAGACAGAGAAAACGCTAAAGCTTTGGCACAAGCCCTGTTCACTTCCATAGGAACTCCAATGGCACTATGTTGTGTTATTTACTCTTTCCTCTATTGCACCTATCCAAGAGATAAGGTGCGGGCTCAAATGGAAGCATTGATAGAATCAGAGATGCAAATCATTGGCTTGGATACTTCTCCGGCAACTCAACAATATTCACAAGTCAAGTCATCTGAACCCCAAGAGAACCTTGAAGACATAATCATTGTTGAAATGGATTATGGGGAAGATGAACTTGATTTTGACGATGATGATGAGAAGATATTAGTCAACCACCATCCGACATATTCTCAACTTGATCTATAG